From the genome of Neodiprion pinetum isolate iyNeoPine1 chromosome 3, iyNeoPine1.2, whole genome shotgun sequence, one region includes:
- the LOC124215515 gene encoding leucine-rich repeat-containing protein 15, protein MHGLLGLLAFACYIIIAATECSTSKYREGPRDWLRCSNASIEEVKSKLQWNLMKIAISESMISEIPDRSFAVNSTTLEMLNFHSCGIHRIGNEAFLGLGSLKELSLSYNKITQLSAAWLSHLTSLERLDLSFNMITYIDPQSYLNLWNLQRLDINDNQLKQIPMLNFERMQRLKIIRIQENPLTYLNRAKLTLWLNDHKVNYATRDDDFIWFDSVLHSCLIDLPQTGELDRKMNTCVTMNMFEQLTSILATSPSIRDSTQVCYGQTRNLIDCFKKINIRTNGNILLNLLSTINDVAKIGTA, encoded by the exons ATGCACGGTCTTCTGGGATTACTTGCTTTTGCgtgctatataataattgcaGCAACAGAGTGCTCAACATCCAAATATAGAGAAG GGCCAAGAGATTGGTTAAGATGCAGTAATGCCAGTATCGAAGAGGTAAAATCTAAGCTGCAATGGAATCTGATGAAAATCGCAATTTCGGAATCTATGATATCTGAGATCCCTGATCGCTCTTTTGCCGTGAACTCAACGACTCTGGAGATGCTGAATTTTCACTCTTGTGGCATACATCGTATTGGAAATGAAGCCTTCCTGGGTTTAGGATCATTGAAAGAATTGAGCCTGTCCTACAACAAAATTACCCAATTAAGCGCTGCTTGGCTTAGCCATCTGACATCCCTGGAAAGACTAGATCTATCTTTTAACATGATAACGTACATCGATCCGCAGAGTTATCTCAATCTATGGAACCTTCAGAGACTGGACATCAATGATAATCAATTGAAACAGATACCGATGCTAAACTTTGAGCGTATGCAGCGGCTCAAGATAATACGTATTCAAGAAAATCCACTGACGTACTTGAACCGAGCTAAG CTAACGCTTTGGCTGAACGATCATAAAGTCAATTACGCAACACGAGATGACGATTTTATATGGTTCGACAGTGTTCTACACAGTTGCTTGATCGATCTACCACAAACCGGAGAGCTGGATAGAAAAATGAACACTTGCGTTACGATGAACATGTTTGAACAGCTAACTTCTATTCTAGCGACTTCCCCTTCAATTCGTGATTCTACCCAAGTATGTTATGGACAAACGAGAAATCTGATAGATTGCTTCAAGAAGATAAACATTCGAACCAATGGTAACATATTGTTGAATTTACTCTCCACTATAAATGATGTGGCAAAAATAGGAACAGCTTAG
- the LOC124215514 gene encoding apoptosis-resistant E3 ubiquitin protein ligase 1 isoform X7 — MEVISLEDVYWVEDHAAQAVLGKELSKWTQARQELPTSKEDLAVLKADLWSSVVKNSQHQDAWTWGGMLVVSVSVAGLVTLAAMTQPALAPEAKHSLLQYVTGKYLLPSNCRVHFQWEEPQLVGETMTFTVKFYQRNGQPYPICDKDNLIVEVTEGARRVATLIELGGTDPQAANAAVVKFTVRHAGQYRIAVLIGSCHVHGSPFVKNFLPGPPDANKTVFVRQSSTVVCTSGVAHSMAIEPRDEYDNLCIFSNTDNPTVGYHVAISQIGSVVEEGSVVDCNVQLEYDCPNQRICLRVSFPKEGCYHATVSLAGLQLHNGDFDIIVLSSSDATLVHKNVASKNPHICYEAKLMGMQGEHYSKPRKVFCYVSPKQLTIKEYLLKFIPKRLVTFRLCPSTKFHFETSNNQYLGYDAFSIDDGCQPPVELISRCRNVIAATFTQFLLKNIGGSETFKDKQDFFYHEVRKHHQKHYHEKLSMKVQRDKLLESSMKATKGFSVSDWCRNFEITFQGEQGVDWGGVRREWFELICAALFDSGNGLFSSFGESQQALVHPNNKRPPHLKLKHFEFAGRVVGKCLYESALGGSYRQLVRARFTRSFLAQIIGLRVHYKYFEQDDPDLYLSKVKYILENDVEEMELYFVEEEYDKSGQLLKVAELISNGSKTRVTNETKLRYLDALAQHRLASSIREEVDHFLRGLNELIPDNLLGIFDENELELLLCGTGEYNIADLRAHHIANGGSPEFLRVLDWFWTAVSNFTREEMARLLQFTTGCSQLPPGGFQQLSPRFQITAAPTFANLPTAHTCFNQLCLPDYECYDHFEKALLLAISEGTEGFGMI, encoded by the exons ATGGAAGTTATTTCCTTGGAAGACGTATACTGGGTTGAAGATCATGCCGCACAAGCCGTGCTTGGTAAAGAACTATCGAAATGGACTCAGGCTCGTCAAGAACTTCCAACTTCTAAGGAAGACTTGGCAGTTTTGAAGGCAGATCTTTGGAGTTCTGTAGTAAAAAATAGTCAACATCAAGATGCCTGGACTTGGG GCGGTATGCTGGTGGTTTCCGTCTCAGTCGCAGGCTTAGTAACATTAGCAGCTATGACGCAGCCTGCTTTAGCTCCAGAAGCAAAACATTCCCTCTTGCAATATGTTACTGGGAAATACCTCCTCCCCAGCAATTGCCGTGTCCATTTTCAATGGGAGGAACCACAGCTCGTCGGAGAGACCATGACGTTCACAGTCAAA TTTTATCAGCGTAATGGACAGCCATATCCAATATGCGACAAAGATAATTTGATTGTGGAGGTTACGGAGGGTGCACGAAGAGTGGCAACACTGATAGAATTGGGTGGAACTGATCCGCAAGCTGCCAATGCTGCAGTGGTAAAATTCACAGTGCGACATGCTGGCCAATATCGTATAGCAGTGCTTATCGGCTCTTGTCACGTGCACGGCAGTCcctttgttaaaaattttcttccag GGCCACCTGACgccaataaaactgtttttgtTCGTCAAAGCTCGACAGTTGTCTGCACTTCTGGCGTGGCTCATTCAATGGCAATTGAACCTCGTGACGAATACGATAATCTTTGCATATTTAGTAATACAGATAATCCTACGGTTGGATATCACGTCGCAATTAGTCAG ATTGGTAGTGTAGTTGAGGAGGGGTCCGTTGTCGATTGCAACGTCCAACTCGAGTACGATTGTCCCAATCAGCGGATTTGTTTGCGTGTTAGTTTTCCTAAGGAAGGATGTTATCACGCCACTGTCAGCTTAGCTGGCCTACAACTCCACAACGGAGACTTTGACATTATAGTTCTAAGCA GCAGCGATGCAACGTTAGTTCATAAAAATGTCGCCTCAAAAAATCCACACATTTGCTATGAGGCAAAGTTGATGGGGATGCAAGGAGAACATTACTCGAAGCCCAGAAAAGTTTTCTGCTATGTTTCTCCCAAACAGTTGACCATTAAAGAGTATCTCCTGAAATTTATTCCAAAGCGCCTCGTTACCTTCAGGCTTTGCCCGTCGACTAAG tttcattttGAAACGTCAAATAATCAGTATTTGGGATACGACGCTTTCTCTATTGACGATGGTTGTCAACCACCGGTAGAATTGATATCTCGCTGTCGTAATGTAATCGCTGCAACGTTTACGCAATTTTTACTAAAGAATATTGGTGGCAGTGAAACGTTTAAAGACAAACAAGATTTCTTTTACCATGAAGTTCGTAAACATCATCAGAAACATtatcatgaaaaattatcaatgaaaGTGCAACGAGATAAACTACTCGAGTCT tcTATGAAAGCTACTAAAGGATTTTCTGTTAGTGACTGGtgcagaaattttgaaatcacaTTTCAGGGCGAACAAG GTGTGGATTGGGGAGGAGTTCGACGAGAGTGGTTTGAGCTGATTTGCGCAGCGTTGTTTGATAGCGGAAATGGATTATTTTCGTCATTCGGCGAATCGCAACAAGCACTCGTACATCCAAACAATAAAAGGCCGCCCCATCTCAAGCTAAAACACTTTGAATTTGCGGGTCGAGTCGTCGGAAAGTGTCTGTATGAGTCAGCACTCGGGGGATCTTACCGACAACTAGTGAGGGCAAGGTTCACACGATCCTTCTTAGCACAAATAATCGGCCTTCGAGTTCACTATAAA TATTTCGAACAGGATGATCCAGACCTGTATCTCAGCAAAGTCAAGTACATCTTAGAGAATGATGTTGAAGAGATGGAGTTGTATTTTGTAGAAGAAGAATATGACAAAAGTGGTCAATTATTGAAG gTGGCCGAACTGATCTCGAATGGAAGCAAGACGCGTGTCacaaacgaaacgaaactTCGATACCTAGACGCGTTGGCGCAGCATCGTTTGGCCAGTTCTATACGTGAAGAAGTTGACCACTTTCTTCGCGGTCTTAATGAACTCATTCCCGACAATCTCCTCGGCATATTTGACGAAAACGAACTCGAG CTTCTTCTTTGTGGAACTGGTGAATACAATATAGCAGACTTACGAGCACATCATATAGCTAATGGTGGCTCACCAGAATTCTTGAGAGTTCTCGATTGGTTTTGGACAGCGGTGAGCAATTTCACACGCGAAGAAATGGCCAGGCTTTTGCAGTTTACTACCGGATGTTCTCAATTACCGCCTGGTGGATTTCAACAGCTTAGTCCAAGATTTCAGATCACAGCAGCACCGACATTTGCCAATCTACCTACTGCGCATACATG TTTCAATCAGCTGTGCCTACCTGACTACGAGTGTTACGATCACTTTGAGAAGGCGCTGCTTTTAGCGATTAGCGAAGGTACCGAAGGGTTTGGTATGATATAG
- the lolal gene encoding longitudinals lacking protein-like: MAGEQQQFFLKWNDFQSNMVSSFKHLRDEKSFTDVTLACEGQTCKAHKMVLSACSPYFKSLLEENPSKHPIIILKDVAYSHLQAILEFMYAGEVNVSQDQLPAFLKTADRLKVKGLAEAPGAIKREG; this comes from the exons atggctGGAGAACAGCAACAGTTTTTCCTTAAATGGAACGACTTCCAATCTAACATGGTATCGTCATTCAAACACCTCAGGGATGAAAAAAGCTTCACGGACGTCACCCTTGCGTGTGAAGGTCAAACTTGCAAAGCGCATAAAATGGTCCTCTCGGCGTGCAGCCCTTACTTTAAATCATTGCTAGAG GAAAACCCATCAAAGCATCCGATAATAATTCTTAAGGATGTAGCATACAGCCACCTTCAGGCTATCCTAGAGTTCATGTATGCAGGTGAAGTAAACGTATCGCAGGACCAATTGCCGGCGTTTCTGAAAACTGCTGACAGACTAAAAGTCAAAGGCTTAGCCGAAGCTCCTGGCGCCATCAAAAGAGAAGGTTAA